A window of Gambusia affinis linkage group LG03, SWU_Gaff_1.0, whole genome shotgun sequence genomic DNA:
AATTGTGAGAACAGTAAGAATAGATAATCATCAGATGTTTAACTATTCACTTTTAGATCCAAAGCTGTTCCGTGAAAATCTGATTGCGCACACATTTTcttagcagaaaaaaagctgTACATGaggaaaataatctgccaataaatacatttgaaaagtagacgtctattttttatttttttattttattttattttatttaccttgACAGTGGGTTCTCCCATTTCCAACAAAGCCGTAGTTGCAGTTGCAGACTTTTCCAGAGCCGTCTGACTTGTCCTCACACGTGGCGTTAGGGTGGCAGGTTGCGCACACATCCAGCACGGCTTGGCTGCAGGCTGGGACGGCTGAGAGACGGCAGAAACATCCAGCGGAGGATACATTCACCTCATTGATCTCCATTGATGTTTAACAACCTCAAACAAACAGCGATCAGCAAACCTGAGAGAGTAAGTTTACTCACCTGACAACACgaggagcagaaaaacattcatcacCATCGTCGacattcttctgtttcttccaTTCATCTTCTCTGAGAGGCTCCCATCGCCTGTCTCCACTTCATCCCCATCAccccctcctcttcttctttatttttgcacttcCTCCTCTCGTCCAGCTGTGACACTGAGAGTAGTCGATAACCGCTGCTCAGAGTGGGTGAGCTGAGGTCACGCTGAAAACGACGACTTTTCTCAATGGTCTCcaggcggctgctgctgctgctgttgaggCTTCATGATGATAGCTCCAGGGCTGGCTCTGGTAAACTGCACACTCATGGTGCCACAGCTGATAGTGACTATATTTGGCCTAACAAACCTGCTGGATTTTGATTAAAACCAGCGATACTGTCAATCCCCCCCACCTCCCTCTAGTTTATATATGGAAACTTTGGAACTATTTTTTGTCCCTAGAACAATGTTAGTtcctttaaaaagtaatttttaaaagtaagcagtagtggcctttatttaacTATACTATGACAGAAATGGGGAACGGACGGGAGTCGAACTCGGGTCGGCCGTGTCGAGGTCCACAGCTTCCTCTCTATATACAGGGCGCCCGCGCTAGCTAGCGCCACACGAAACCCCTATTTCATTTCTTAACAAGAAATTTTACCTTGCGTAGGTAATATattctttaagtttttttgaCTCGGGGCCTTTATCTGACAGCAAGACGAAAGGAAGGAGGCAACGACTTGCGGAAAAGTCACCGATGATCGGACTCGAACTCGGGAAGGTCGCGTCAAGGATTATACCATGACGCCACGTGATGCCCccctatttttgttttacctaatttttcttaaattttactTCATTGTTGTGTAACTGGTCTGGTACATTACTTTAATTGTGTTTGCTTTAAACAGGCCTGTCAAACTGTGTACCTTTTCTTTTAGCAATTATCTCTATATTTGTTCACCTAAGGGACCTTCAGTAATAATCCACTAGTCATTTTTTTGCTGCTACATCCGTTCTGAACCACTCTGTGGTGTATGTATAGAGTTAGAGGGGATGAGGGGAGGACAGGGGGGGGGAGATGGTGAGCTGTGGGAGGGGGAGATAAGTCTGGTAAACTCCTATCTTCACCCAGCAGGGTCCTAACTGGGGTTTTGCTGTCATACAAAGCAGTAAAATAGTCCCATCTCTCTCTGAAGGTGGGAGGGGGGCATCTGCACAACTTCCAAATGCACACTTCAAGCTATAAACATTGGTCTTCTAAGCATAAAGACAGAAGATGTAAACTGAAAACTATTAAAGGATTCCTTAATTATATGTTTGTCAGCGGTTTTCACATGAGATTTGCTTTAATCTGAAAGTTACACTTTGAGTGTTGCTTCAGGCTGACAAAGCAAAGAGCAGTTGGGTTACATCAGCCTGGACAAGGTGCAACAGTTTAGATCTGTATCAGTCTGATGTTATTTCGGAAATGATAACGAAAGAAAACTTGCATAGGACTGTTTTTAGTCATACTACACTCTTTTACACAAGAGCCACATTCACTCAACTGCACACACATCCATTTATGTAGCTATGTGCAGATTAAAACTGGTTTAGATGCCTCGACCAAGGGCACACCAACAAGTGGCAATTGGAGAAAGTGGAATCCAACTCGCAACTTTCTGACTGCTGTCTTGCCACTGAGCCACATCTGTACGGACATTTGTGGGatgcacataaaaaaactaaaaacgaATTCAACTTCAAGAAGGCAACTGGACTTCACCCAAAAGTTCAGTTCTCAACATGGTTGGTAGTAACAGGCTTAAAGGCTGTTATCTAAACAATCACCCCAGTAATGTCACAAATGGGGCCAATATCCTCTGTTTAGCTGAACTTCCATATGAATGTCATGTGAGCTGATTTAGTCCCAAGGTGTGAATGGCTGAAAAACTGCCTGGGGAGACGAGTCTGGGCTGTAGGAGTAGGTGACAGATTAAATCCGAGACCATCTCCTTAATTTAGAGTTGATTTAGTCCGGCTGCATGACGTTACGTCCTGAGAACTGCGGCATCATAACCCTTTAATGGCAGACTgaaaagctaagaaaaaaaaatccaaaaattaagcacatttattCCGTCGGAAAAAATAAGTGTGTTTAGCATTAAAATCACCAGAAGCTCAGTCGCTGGAACCGCTGCTGTTTGTACAGCAGCTGTTAGCCAACAGGACGACACTTCTTCTTCAATATTTAGCAAGACTGGAGAATACAGACTTCTGGGTCTTCTCTTTCACTATTTTCCTTACCATCCTGCTCACATGCATGGTGACATGATAAAAGGAGGTCCTCTTCCTGCCTGGAGCTACTTGCTAAAAGAATTGGGCCTCCGTGTCACATCACAATCCTATGATGTGACTCGCGCAGACTCGAAACAGATAGAAATGGATCATTTATTACAAGTTCCTAGAAGTTTCTTTCAACTTAAAGAAGTAAGgtataaagagaaaacaaatgttttggttgcagTTACCTCCAGGTAACAGTTACTGGAGGAACCTCTtgaatcttttttatttcttaaatcagTAGTTAAGTTGTTTTGGGATTTATTTTCACCCATGAAGTGCGTAAATAAcaagaatgaacaaaaaagaccttaaaagtttgatttatttcaggttAGCACCCATTTGTTATGAACTTCTGTGTAGTTCTCCTAAAATCTTTCACCGTGAACAGATCTTTAAAAAAGCATGCATTTGGTTAAGtataaaaaaattctaacaaacattAGAAAAGTATTTGTTTACCTCAAGACTGATCATCTAAGCTACACTTCTGTGcacagaaatcaaaataaacatctttctttaaagaaaaagtacGTGAAAAAAATTCTGGAAGTCAATATTAAGAAGTGGCTCAAGTAAACCTATTGTGCCAGTTTTACCAGCAAGTACAAATGTGCTTCATATCACAAAACACTTCTCCTGAAAGGCAAGAAGCCAGTACAAATGGAAGTGGAACTTAAGGTTTTTCATGCATGTAAAGGCTCCACAAAGAATGATAACATGTGGTTGTTCTCTTTATTTGTGCATCCCTAGCTGTAGTGTAAGAAAATCCCAGAACGTTTAAcaagtatgaatacttttgcaaggctgtCATTGGGTTTCAGAAGCTCCTGGCCAGTCATAGCACGGTGCAGGAGCAGCAGGGACTGTCTTTGTGTACAGCCTTGGCCTCCTCAGGCGGTGGGGGGCCACGAACCGAAGACTCGTCCTTGGACTCGGACAGCGAGCCAGTGGACGTGGACAGGAGCCTCCCGCACACCAGGTCGGCGGCATTCCCGTCCCTGACGGAGAAGTCCGTCACAGTTTTCTCCCTCAGCGACATGTCCCCGTCTTCGTCGTCGTCTATCAACACAAACTCCTTAAGGTACGTCATCCCCGCTCCCTGCAGACTGTGGTCCTCCACCGACTCCTCCAGAATGTAGCCCTCTACGAAGGTGATGGTGGAAGACTCTGTGAGCGACTCGTGTGGCTCTGTGGAGTTGTCGTCAGGGCCCGAGTAGATGTGGCTGCTTGAATCCAAGACCGGTGTAGAGTTTCTGTGGAACATCTCGCCTCTCATGCAGAACATTTCTTCCTTTTCGGTTCTAGGAATGAGATCCGGAGCAGACGGAACCCTGTGTGTTGTATCATGTCGGCTCCTGACCTGGTCTCTTCGTTTGTGAGCGTTGACTTCTATAACGTGGCCATTCCCGGAGTGCATTTTAAAAGCCACTCAGAGGCAGTCATGCTAGACCTCCGCACTGCTGCTCCCTGGTGGCGGAGAGAAGGAAGTGCTGGCACTGCTGCCTCCTCCTCACTACTTCACAGATTGGTCCTGATGCAAAATACAAGGATGGAGATTCACTTCAAAGGTGAGAATGTACATAGGTTTAAATCTACTAATTACTTTTAATGATATCCAAATTGTAAAAACAGGCTTTGGGATGTTTTGATAATTCTGACaaataagcaaaacagaaaaaaaaacctgcatgaAGTCTTTCAGCATTTTAATTAGAGTGTAATTAAAATGCTGAAGTCTTTCagcattttaattacatttagtGTGGAGAATGTAAAGATGAAGAATGACATGAAGACTTCATTTGGAAAATAAGCAGGATTAGAAACATCAGTGGAACTAAAGTTCCCCCTCAACATCCTTCAACGGAACTTGTACGTATTAATGAGTGTTGTACtcaagaccacctaacccgAGATCGAGACAAGACCAAGACTGTGATGTGAAATATAATCAAAATTGCTAatcaaattgatctgaaagattcacattcccacaaaaacacctagatattaaatacttagagctgaaataaatttaaccaatattaaaagcagaacaaactctTTGTTCAGCTTATCTAAAAATATAACGCCCTGGGCATTTGCCCAGATCATTCATGTTAGAAATCACCACTGTCTGCACCACTAAAACATAGCAATTGAGCAGTGACGTgaggtgaggttcatagctggtgagggaCTGACTTAAccataatcagatttacaaatatagaccccctgaatgttattgtttacataagaaAATTTCGCGCATGCGGACAAcactggagggcaaaaagactattcTACATGTCATGCAAAGCCGCGCTGCCGCCGTAGAATAATTCcgttaactcaatcaaacttgaacttgtagatattattaatttcgtgctgtgctccacagcaaagggagaaaatgttaaagtacAATTCAAAGCCacttctttctcgctctctgtatcAGCGTAGCTACGCGCATActcgttgccatggcaactaACAACgccgcaaaaaaaaaacaacaaaaaaaaaaaaaacactcaattatttcccacacaaaaagCTGAACATTCAGTCTGCTGCATTagtatggttttaggcttaatgtttaagccttttgtgattattaataagcgattgctgtggtaagaggagaaaactataaatatatcgccGCATTGACTTAACTGTAtcgctagctccatggctagctcgctgttgctgtctcttactctgcagttgtggagtcacaatgtctgggatcatgagcgccccctgccatgaggcaggagaactgcctgcctcacctcgaatctgttctctgacgtttctgatcgctcctcagcacaaGAAACatgttacacacacagttggtgacaaaaaacactgtacattatatacatgagctaaattatggaaaatcagttcatacattaaatatttttttagccattttattggcgGCGTTCAGACAGGAGGAACATGCTCTTatagaatggcagccagtgcagttagGAGAGGTTATCAATCTAAGGTGagggttaaataaataaataatcaaaattggttaaTGTTAGAATGGGCCTTAGCGGCTGGATTAAGTAGGAGTCTTGAGGCAGAGAAACGGTGCAGACCCACTGGGTGTTTATTCATCAACAGTTAACACTCAGACAACCCTGCTCACAATGGCCTAAGGTCTCAGCAGCAACCACCCTGCAATGTGGCCAACATGCAGCCTTTTATAGTCCCTGGCTGCTCCAATGAACAAATCCACCAAGAAACAGGGtcaaacaaaatacatacacacaaacaaacttgacaAAATAACCAAATCTTCAGAATAATTATGTTAGCAAATACTATTCATTTTAAAGCAgacatttcatttctaaaaagacaattctataaatataaatccaacattagttgtgttttctttatttgctaattaaataaatattaatatatataattaaataaaataatgatagcTACTGCAGTGTACGCAgatcattacaaaaacaaagaacggCTCTCGGTGAGGCTCCAGCCCTATCTTCTTAGTAAAGAGAAGTTCAGAAAACTCGGATCGTTCATGACTATATTACAGACTTTTGGACACAGTGTTGTCCCATATATGCAACACGTTACTCAACACCTCCGCACAATAATTCAGCGCAGTGAGTGACTTTTATTTCCATCACAAATGcttatgtgtctctgtacagctagctttgctaacatcacgTCAACGGAGCTTACCTTTCTTTGAGCTTACTTTTTCTAAGTGACGGAGAAAGTTAGACGTAGTCCAAACCGTCTGTGAAAGCGAAGCGCTGCTGAAATAGCTGTCGCCATCGgatttcttatgatttatgCAGCGCAATTCTATTACTGACAATTGGACAGACATCTGCCGCTCAAAGAAAACCACTACGCATGTCTCGGAGCGCTGCGTGCGAGTAAAAGGTGGGGACGGGGGAGTAACAGAAATAGTAATTGGTAAGTcacgttattgcttggattttaatcGGTGCGTTGGACAGTATGCTGTAAGTTTAGTGATATTTCCACAGTTGcggtcttgaaataaaattccGATTCCACAGCGCCCGAgaccatcaaaaaaaaaatggtctcGAGACCATCAAAAAAATTATCTCGAGTACTACAATACTGGCattaacagctaaaaaaaaaattaaataatacatttataatcATCATCTGGGGAActattaaattcaaaaatacttctcTGATCGCAAAAAGAACGATGAGAGCTGAATCTTTTGCCTAAAaattgttgaaatatttcaagtcaATTGCaaaaaacttgtgaaaatgtaataagttaGCCAAAAGTTTACATGAGCAAAGCTTTAGGCTGATCTGCTTAAATGGCTAAAAACAGCCAAGCAAGCTGAAATAACCTCAAAACTTCTTGTTTACAGTtgcagaaatataaacataGGCAGACGggtaaagaaacaaacaaaaaacttcataGAAGATATACTGAAAAATCCCAACAGTTtcaaacaaattgtaaaaaaggatgaatatttcaaacacttaaaacaaaaacaataaaatatgatggTAAAACTTGCACCAGACTCCTTGCATTGAACTttgtagagtaaaaaaaaaaaagatattaaaatgtaaagtaaatggcagaaacatttaaagaactgccACCAGATAAAGTTAAGAAGCAAAAGAAATCAGGGTAGAATTTTTGTaagaagtcatttttatttgaaatataaaaaatggcGAGGAACttcaaaaaaatcccaaaaatataTAGCCAGTGGGTGATTTGAAGAAGCacaataattagaaaaaaaatagcatttgaAGCGGAAGTCAGAGTTAAAGCAGTGGGTGAAATAtaagaagaaaacatgacagAGGCTGAAAAATAGCTGATCTGTTGccttaaaaccagctgacctgTTCTGAAAGCTGgatgaaaactgtttgaagatGATTTAATTTGGTTTTGCTTTGACAAAGTGAGCATGTTGGTGTGAGACAAAGAACAATTATTCTCTGTGCTACTGCCATCACAAAAGGTTGTGGtctgtggtttttcttttaggatAGAAACACCAGACAGGATCAGTCTAAAAGtctgaagcatggtggtggaggggtCTTTACTTCACTTTATTTCCATTATTTACCAAGAACTACTGGTTATTACGACCACAGCTGCTGTTCACACTAGTGAAACAGCACTGCCGACAATCTAGCATCTACAAATTACGTCTTTgccatattttattcaaattattctgTGCACGTTTCTGCTCTTTTCCACTTCCACAGTAACTGGAGTAGATAATTGTAAGCAGCGGGGAGTTGTTTTacaaaccagagagagagagagagagagaacaagcTGTCATTTGGGATAGGACTCTGGATCAAGAAATGAAGCCTGCATCATGAACGAAGCAGAAAATAACCTGCGTTCCATCAGGATTAGCTCTTTGAAGACAGACACAGACGAATTGCTCTAATGCGCTCAAACAAAAGGCGGAAAGTGATCGTTTCGCTCTCACTCTTTCATTCCCATCTTCAGAAAAAGTCACTGTGGATATGGGTTTGCCAGTAACATTGACACATATAAAGCATTCCTTATTGAGAAGAATCTGTGCAGAATTCACATCTGGATACTGAGACGACAACGGAAGAAGTCTGGTTTAGTTGACTAGTCTCTGATGAACCACTAATGTGTTGATGGTCCCACGTTTTAGATCCAGTCGATGACCTACTTTCATTTTCCCATAAGTTAAAACTCTGACAAAGTTAATAAAGTCTTTGACAGAATTTATTAACCCAAAGCAtcacagaacttttttttaacccttaaTCATCCATCATCAAGCCAAAGTATGAAGTTGAAGTAAAAGAGACTATAGATTTAAGCAAACTCCTCATGTTTGCGTTTGTGTTGGTAGGACACAAAAGGCATAATCACTGTGCATAGTGtttggttgctatggtgataTTGTGACTCCAGGATACCACTCTTTGCAGCAAATACCTAAAAACTAagctttggaaataaaaaaaataaaataaaaaaatactgctaACTTGCGGTGGCAAGttaaatacacatttcatttatttatttgctattGCTGCTGTTTATATTACAATAGTAATCatctttgtaaaaagaaaagcgGCTATTATCCATCATCTTATGGTGCACCTGTACTCCACCCCACCCCCAATATTTATATCTGCACCTGCAAATACCTCCTGAAACATGGCTGCAGTATTGGCTGGACtggtaaataaacacaaaactgaacGACTTCCTGATAAAGGACGTTTCCAGTTTCTGGTTTTATAAGTTTAATGCAGCTCACGTTGAGCTTGACAAGATGAACATGTTACTGTCGACTGATCCACATGCGTGACAGAATGGGGACTCTGTAAATGAATGATAACAAAACGCATGAGAGCACGAGCCACTTGAAGTTAGAATGGCTACTGAGCAGATGAAAGACACATAGGGTTTTAAATGGCTGCATAGTTTTGCTGCCGATTTTCAAACAGAAGGGAACCGTTTTTCCACACTAAGCCACCAAGCACAGAACGGAACAGAGCAGAAGATACAGGGAGGTAATAATGACATTGTGTTTTTACCTGAAGCCGTTATCTGAGCCGTTTGCCTCCCTCTGATCCTCCGTACAGCCGGAGGAAACGTCTTCTCATCTGAGCAGAAACTGGAAACAAAGACACTCCCAGCCTCTGCTTAGAAACTACAACTGCTCTGTGTGCAGGGAGGCACTGAGAACAAACCACGCCTTAAACCAAAATCACCAACACGGTTGGTTACAGATATGTGTCATTTTTAACTGACTAAATACGAGTTTGTTTAGTCAAGTGTATACAATTCTAACAGTTgcataaagctgcagtatacataacatttacaaatatatgtcttttccatttttgttgaaCGTGTCACCATATTGTTACAGGATGCTATcagacagataatctatgaaaaaagaaaaaaaaaaaatccatctcatccatctcctccatctcctcgtgatgctattgctgtctgaagaaatacacagctcccggtcagaaacaaccaatcagaggcaagaggagggtcttagcgccgTCAATCATGTTCGTGTATTTaacaatgtgctaatggtggagaaacaacttaccgatCCAGagaaactgtttatctgccgtCCTCGGTGGTCACACTAACTAAACTGAACATTCGGGCCAGCCTACACggtcaaaacatatttaaaaaaagcaaaagttacatacagcagctataataaaaacaacccGGAACTAGCTTTTACACAGAGGTCCTCTC
This region includes:
- the si:ch211-12e13.12 gene encoding paralemmin-2, producing the protein MHSGNGHVIEVNAHKRRDQVRSRHDTTHRVPSAPDLIPRTEKEEMFCMRGEMFHRNSTPVLDSSSHIYSGPDDNSTEPHESLTESSTITFVEGYILEESVEDHSLQGAGMTYLKEFVLIDDDEDGDMSLREKTVTDFSVRDGNAADLVCGRLLSTSTGSLSESKDESSVRGPPPPEEAKAVHKDSPCCSCTVL